One genomic window of Dehalococcoidia bacterium includes the following:
- a CDS encoding metallophosphoesterase codes for MPDMPRDAGEIVVVHTSDLHLGTHGERDDLDVLRRVLTTAAQAAADALLLAGDIFDTNRLPITVIDSVARLLADASLPVVVLTGNHDPATADSAYRKGGLADPPNVHVLGVTCEDSVVLEHISLEICGTPHTDYVDMSPISTPSTRAARHQIVMAHGHFVRSAYDLHRSWLVHDADLEATGADYVALGHWRSPSAWARARWKRITPARRTAPAA; via the coding sequence ATGCCAGATATGCCACGCGACGCCGGCGAAATCGTCGTCGTCCATACGTCCGACCTCCATCTCGGCACGCACGGTGAGCGCGATGACCTCGATGTTCTCCGCCGCGTACTGACCACCGCGGCGCAGGCCGCCGCCGATGCGCTTCTGCTGGCGGGTGACATCTTCGATACCAACCGCCTGCCCATCACCGTCATCGATAGCGTGGCGCGCTTGCTCGCCGACGCATCGCTGCCCGTTGTCGTCCTGACGGGCAATCACGATCCTGCCACCGCCGACTCGGCGTATCGGAAGGGCGGTCTCGCTGATCCGCCCAACGTCCACGTGCTGGGCGTCACCTGCGAAGATAGCGTCGTCCTGGAGCACATTTCCCTCGAGATCTGCGGCACGCCGCACACGGATTATGTCGATATGTCGCCCATCAGTACGCCCTCGACCCGCGCCGCCCGGCACCAGATCGTCATGGCGCACGGTCACTTCGTCCGCAGCGCCTATGACTTGCATCGCAGTTGGCTCGTCCACGATGCCGACCTGGAGGCCACCGGCGCCGACTACGTCGCGCTTGGACACTGGAGGTCGCCGAGCGCGTGGGCTCGGGCGCGGTGGAAGCGCATTACTCCGGCTCGCCGCACCGCGCCGGCAGCGTGA
- a CDS encoding recombinase family protein, with the protein MKNRRTGNRAVCYVRVSDESQVDGHSLDAQRNEISRWCERHGYELVGFYCDEGKSAYTDRIERRPALVRLLADADADAFDIAVVHTLDRWARNSTVQATTLEHLGKRNIGFASVTEQIDFTTPVGRMILTTLGAAQEFFSAQTGVHVAKSHRHKAALGLAVGTSQRCGARQHLKSVDA; encoded by the coding sequence GTGAAGAACAGGCGAACGGGGAACAGGGCGGTCTGCTACGTCCGGGTATCGGACGAAAGCCAGGTCGACGGTCATTCTCTGGATGCCCAGCGCAACGAGATTTCACGATGGTGCGAGCGGCACGGTTACGAGCTCGTCGGCTTCTACTGCGATGAGGGAAAGAGCGCGTACACCGACCGAATCGAGCGGCGGCCGGCGCTGGTGCGACTTCTCGCGGACGCCGACGCAGACGCCTTCGACATAGCGGTCGTGCACACGCTCGACCGCTGGGCGCGGAACTCGACGGTCCAGGCCACGACGCTGGAGCACCTCGGAAAGCGCAACATCGGCTTCGCCTCCGTGACGGAGCAGATCGACTTCACGACTCCGGTGGGCCGGATGATTCTGACGACGCTCGGAGCGGCGCAAGAGTTCTTCTCAGCGCAGACAGGTGTTCATGTTGCCAAGAGCCACCGCCACAAGGCGGCTCTGGGTTTGGCCGTGGGGACCTCGCAGCGCTGTGGGGCGAGGCAACACTTGAAGAGCGTGGACGCCTGA
- a CDS encoding VOC family protein codes for MQTIVPYLWFDSQAEEAMRFYTALFPNSRVGDVSRYGEGMPMPAGTVMSATFELDGQEFVALNGGPMFKFTEAISLFVKCETQEEVDRLWSALTAHGGEESMCGWLKDRYGLSWQIIPNALGKLLGDPDPEKAGRVMQAMLQMRKIDIAGLREAYEA; via the coding sequence ATGCAAACGATCGTTCCCTACCTCTGGTTCGACAGCCAGGCCGAAGAGGCGATGCGATTCTATACGGCGCTGTTCCCGAACTCACGCGTCGGCGACGTGTCGCGCTACGGGGAAGGTATGCCCATGCCCGCCGGCACCGTCATGTCCGCGACCTTCGAACTCGATGGACAGGAGTTCGTGGCGCTCAACGGCGGTCCGATGTTCAAGTTCACGGAGGCGATATCGCTGTTCGTGAAGTGCGAAACGCAGGAGGAAGTTGACCGCCTGTGGTCGGCGCTGACCGCCCACGGCGGCGAGGAGAGCATGTGCGGCTGGCTGAAGGACAGGTACGGCCTGTCGTGGCAGATCATCCCGAATGCGCTCGGCAAGCTGTTGGGCGATCCTGATCCCGAAAAAGCTGGGCGCGTGATGCAGGCGATGCTCCAGATGCGGAAGATCGACATCGCAGGCTTGCGGGAGGCGTATGAGGCGTAA
- a CDS encoding transcriptional regulator: protein MSDELAGEPVLGPARDAVSRGDWQQAYDLLIAVDARTPLSAPDLPLMADVAYAAGHLDVTIAAWERAYGQSLRAGDHLAAAGAAVRLALHLLFDTALMAPVRGWAKRVERLLEGMDETPVHAWLAVVRNYERLLSGDFQEARKWARRAIDAGTNCAPAAAAIGRVAEARSLILEGDVAQGVGLLNEAAMAAVSGDLDPLFTGVVYCEVVCALQALAQYDLAEEWTEAMERWRQGQPVGSIHGRCRVHRAEILRLRGSCIEAEKEALLACEELRPYLRREFGWPLTELGRIRLRRGDIRGAEAAFVAAHAAGWDPQPGLAQVQLAQGNAEQALASIRDALDHPGNVPSKEVPPNTELRRAPLLEVQVEIEIAAGNLDAARAAAADLARIATSFESKALAAGALCAGGRVKLAEGDAEGARKEFDKAAHLWNEVGAPYETAIARMGLGHACRAEGNEALARLEFRAAQSVFEQIGARLEAVRAAEACGDAQECEEAKPALRARQAPRGDDGVGREDAFRREGDFWSVVYEGNTIRVRDLKGLHYLAKLLSDPGREFHVLDLIAAERGGAGDLNRVSETGVSFATGTDAGELLDAPARHAYRRRLAEIDEDIEEARAMADSERTAQAEAERDFLVRELARAVGLGGRGRRAGSISERARASVTRAVRQAIARIREHNSPLGEHLDRAIRTGSYCVYLPDPRLPVRWKV, encoded by the coding sequence ATGAGCGATGAATTGGCGGGCGAACCCGTCCTTGGACCGGCACGAGATGCTGTCTCGCGCGGCGACTGGCAACAGGCGTACGATCTCCTCATCGCGGTGGACGCGCGGACGCCTCTGAGCGCGCCGGACCTCCCCCTTATGGCCGATGTGGCGTACGCAGCAGGTCACCTCGATGTGACGATCGCCGCTTGGGAACGGGCATACGGGCAGAGCCTACGCGCGGGTGATCATCTTGCCGCGGCAGGTGCCGCCGTCCGGCTCGCGCTGCACCTCCTCTTCGACACGGCTCTCATGGCCCCTGTGCGCGGCTGGGCGAAGCGGGTCGAGCGGCTTCTCGAGGGCATGGACGAGACACCAGTTCACGCCTGGCTCGCCGTCGTCCGGAACTATGAACGCCTCCTCTCGGGCGACTTTCAGGAGGCGCGGAAGTGGGCCCGGCGCGCCATCGATGCGGGCACGAATTGCGCTCCCGCGGCTGCGGCCATAGGTCGCGTCGCCGAGGCCCGCAGCCTCATCCTCGAAGGCGATGTGGCGCAGGGGGTCGGGCTGCTCAACGAAGCAGCTATGGCAGCCGTCTCTGGTGACCTCGATCCGCTTTTCACGGGGGTTGTCTATTGCGAAGTCGTCTGCGCTCTCCAAGCGCTCGCGCAATACGACCTGGCCGAAGAGTGGACCGAAGCCATGGAGCGCTGGCGGCAAGGTCAGCCGGTGGGGAGCATCCACGGACGCTGCCGCGTTCACCGCGCCGAGATCCTCCGGCTGCGAGGATCGTGCATCGAAGCCGAGAAGGAAGCGCTCCTTGCCTGCGAAGAGCTGCGCCCATATCTGCGGCGGGAGTTCGGATGGCCGCTGACCGAATTAGGCCGAATCCGCCTCAGAAGAGGAGACATCCGGGGCGCAGAAGCAGCATTCGTCGCGGCGCACGCGGCCGGTTGGGATCCACAGCCAGGTCTCGCCCAGGTGCAGCTGGCACAGGGTAACGCGGAGCAGGCACTCGCATCGATCCGAGATGCTCTGGATCACCCCGGGAACGTACCCTCAAAAGAGGTCCCACCGAATACAGAGTTGCGCCGGGCGCCCCTCCTCGAGGTCCAGGTCGAGATCGAGATCGCGGCCGGAAATCTCGACGCAGCCCGCGCGGCCGCTGCCGACCTCGCGCGTATCGCAACCTCGTTCGAAAGCAAGGCGCTCGCCGCCGGCGCACTCTGTGCCGGGGGAAGAGTGAAGCTGGCTGAAGGTGATGCGGAGGGCGCCCGCAAAGAGTTCGACAAGGCAGCGCATCTCTGGAACGAGGTTGGCGCACCTTACGAGACGGCTATCGCTCGCATGGGGCTCGGGCACGCATGCCGCGCTGAGGGAAACGAGGCTTTGGCCCGGCTGGAATTCCGCGCTGCCCAATCAGTCTTCGAACAGATCGGAGCCAGGCTCGAGGCCGTCCGAGCGGCGGAAGCCTGTGGCGACGCGCAAGAATGTGAGGAAGCGAAGCCCGCTCTACGTGCGCGGCAGGCTCCGCGTGGCGACGATGGCGTCGGCCGGGAAGACGCCTTTCGGCGGGAGGGCGACTTCTGGTCCGTCGTGTATGAGGGCAACACCATACGCGTGCGCGATCTCAAGGGCCTGCACTACCTCGCTAAGCTCCTCTCCGATCCAGGAAGGGAGTTCCACGTTCTCGATCTGATAGCTGCTGAGAGAGGCGGAGCGGGAGACCTCAACCGCGTCTCGGAGACCGGTGTTTCATTCGCAACAGGGACGGATGCCGGTGAGTTGCTCGATGCTCCCGCCAGACACGCATACCGAAGACGGCTTGCGGAGATCGACGAGGACATCGAAGAAGCACGCGCAATGGCGGATTCCGAGCGCACCGCACAGGCGGAAGCCGAACGTGACTTTTTGGTGCGGGAACTCGCTCGTGCAGTAGGGCTTGGCGGCCGTGGCCGGCGAGCGGGCTCCATTTCGGAACGGGCGAGAGCCAGCGTGACCCGGGCCGTCCGCCAGGCCATAGCACGTATCCGCGAACACAACTCGCCATTGGGGGAGCACCTCGATCGGGCCATCCGCACGGGCTCGTACTGTGTTTACCTTCCCGATCCTCGTCTTCCCGTCCGTTGGAAGGTCTAA
- a CDS encoding adenylate/guanylate cyclase domain-containing protein, whose product MDPRIQYATSSDGVSLAYWTLGDGPALVNPPPASPWSHAQMEWQIPEWRHWYEHLIRDLKVVRYDNRGAGLSDRDADDCSLESNVRDLEAIVDTLGLQRFALFGIYYASTAAIAYAARHPERVTHLILWCGFARQEDAQATGTNDALRALLDVDWTLFTETLAHSVFGWSQGAPAHRFAEYMRASTTPEMVRKTWMSNEGLDLLGELPKIQAPTLVMHRRQFPFIKLETARDLAARISNSELVVFEGDSVSPYLDDMEDVMSTILDFMGVTSDGARTHVAERSSRSASSVGFRTIMFTDMEGSTEATQRLGDAQAQSMVRRHNEIVRDALHAYGGTEVKHTGDGIMSSFPSSSLAVECAVAIQRAIEAHSQSHPDEAIRVRIGLNAGEPVAEGDDLFGTAVQLASRICSRAEPRQVLVSDVVRQLVAGKGFLFGDRGETELRGFEDPVRIFEVRWQDQNS is encoded by the coding sequence ATGGACCCACGCATCCAGTACGCCACCAGCTCTGACGGTGTAAGTCTCGCTTACTGGACCCTCGGCGATGGGCCGGCGCTCGTGAACCCGCCGCCCGCCAGTCCGTGGAGCCACGCACAGATGGAGTGGCAGATCCCCGAATGGCGCCACTGGTATGAGCACCTCATCCGCGACCTCAAAGTCGTCCGCTACGACAACAGGGGCGCCGGTCTGTCCGACCGCGACGCCGACGACTGCTCTCTCGAGTCCAACGTGCGCGATCTCGAAGCCATCGTGGACACGCTCGGTCTGCAGCGGTTCGCGCTCTTCGGGATCTACTACGCCAGCACTGCGGCGATTGCGTACGCGGCCCGGCATCCAGAACGCGTAACTCATCTCATCCTTTGGTGCGGTTTCGCCCGCCAGGAAGATGCGCAGGCGACCGGCACGAACGATGCCCTGCGCGCCCTCCTCGATGTCGATTGGACGCTCTTCACGGAGACACTCGCTCACAGCGTGTTCGGCTGGTCGCAGGGAGCGCCCGCGCACCGCTTTGCGGAATACATGCGCGCCAGCACGACGCCGGAGATGGTCCGTAAGACCTGGATGTCGAACGAAGGTCTCGACCTGCTCGGCGAACTCCCGAAGATCCAGGCGCCGACGCTCGTGATGCACCGGCGCCAGTTTCCCTTCATCAAACTCGAGACGGCGCGCGACCTCGCGGCGCGTATCTCTAATTCGGAACTCGTCGTGTTCGAGGGCGACTCCGTGTCACCGTATCTCGACGATATGGAAGACGTGATGTCGACCATTCTCGACTTCATGGGCGTCACCTCCGATGGCGCCCGCACCCACGTCGCCGAGCGCAGCAGCAGGTCTGCCTCCAGCGTCGGGTTCCGCACGATCATGTTCACCGACATGGAGGGCTCTACAGAGGCCACGCAGCGTCTTGGCGATGCTCAGGCGCAGTCGATGGTCCGGCGTCACAACGAGATCGTTCGGGACGCGCTCCATGCCTATGGCGGTACCGAGGTGAAACACACCGGCGATGGCATCATGTCGTCATTCCCGTCGTCGTCGCTCGCCGTCGAGTGTGCCGTCGCCATTCAACGGGCCATCGAGGCGCACTCCCAATCGCACCCCGACGAGGCGATCCGCGTGCGTATCGGCCTCAACGCCGGTGAGCCCGTCGCGGAGGGCGACGACCTCTTCGGCACCGCCGTACAGCTGGCATCGCGCATCTGCAGTCGCGCCGAGCCGCGCCAGGTGCTCGTGTCCGATGTCGTGCGACAACTCGTCGCCGGCAAGGGCTTTTTGTTCGGCGACCGTGGCGAGACCGAACTGCGTGGCTTCGAGGACCCCGTGCGCATCTTTGAGGTGCGCTGGCAGGATCAAAACTCCTAG
- a CDS encoding adenylate/guanylate cyclase domain-containing protein, with amino-acid sequence MEPDVRFCTTDDGIRIAYCVAGDGPDMICCPDALGSFALDHLIEDQMGFWRALWHGRRVVRFDMRGIGLSDRDVEDVSHEALVRDLAAVVQASGAKDFTLWASTMSGPRAIAYAARHAADVRRLILHRTFARARDVISVEQLHNFAELARMNWRMAAQVFADLPVRRELPDAGVHQAEVYVQSTSGDFVARFLTRAFETSDVTALLPDLRVPTLVLHRGNDPMFPFRVAQDLAAKIPSARLRPLPQGIMSYLAAGRIDEVMSIINAFIDDGAATASAADARKIDPTVRMVLFTDLVGHTEMMRRLGDDLGRKLLREHERITRDVLRLHGGAEVKTMGDGFLASFGSVTKAMDCAIGLQRAFATHTESMPEPLRVRVGLNAGEPIEEEGDLFGTTVILASRICAHAEAGEILIPEPLRHLLSGKSYVYADRGDTMLKGFEDAVRLYEVRWQE; translated from the coding sequence GTGGAACCTGACGTCCGCTTCTGCACCACCGACGACGGCATCCGCATCGCCTACTGCGTCGCCGGCGATGGCCCCGACATGATCTGTTGTCCGGACGCCCTGGGCTCGTTCGCGCTGGATCACCTGATCGAAGATCAGATGGGCTTTTGGCGCGCGCTCTGGCACGGCCGCCGCGTCGTCCGATTCGACATGCGCGGGATCGGCCTCTCCGACCGCGACGTCGAAGACGTGTCGCACGAAGCACTCGTCCGCGACCTGGCCGCCGTGGTGCAAGCGTCCGGCGCGAAGGACTTCACGCTTTGGGCCAGCACCATGAGCGGCCCGCGTGCGATCGCGTACGCCGCGCGGCACGCCGCAGACGTACGACGTCTCATCCTGCACCGCACCTTCGCCCGCGCCCGCGATGTCATCTCCGTGGAGCAACTCCACAACTTCGCCGAACTCGCCCGCATGAACTGGAGAATGGCCGCCCAGGTGTTCGCCGATTTGCCCGTACGCAGGGAGTTGCCCGATGCCGGCGTGCACCAGGCGGAAGTGTACGTCCAATCAACCTCCGGCGATTTCGTCGCGCGGTTCCTCACCAGGGCGTTCGAGACCTCCGATGTGACCGCACTGCTTCCCGATCTGCGCGTGCCCACGCTGGTGCTCCACCGCGGCAACGATCCCATGTTCCCCTTCCGCGTGGCGCAGGATCTTGCGGCGAAGATTCCGAGCGCGCGATTGCGCCCCCTCCCCCAGGGAATCATGAGCTACCTGGCTGCCGGCCGGATCGATGAAGTGATGAGCATCATCAATGCATTCATCGATGATGGCGCAGCGACCGCATCCGCAGCCGACGCACGCAAGATCGATCCCACCGTGCGTATGGTGTTGTTCACCGACCTCGTGGGACACACCGAAATGATGCGCCGCCTCGGCGACGATCTCGGCCGCAAGCTGCTCCGCGAGCACGAACGCATCACCCGCGACGTGCTGAGGCTCCACGGCGGCGCCGAAGTCAAGACGATGGGCGACGGCTTTCTGGCCTCGTTCGGATCCGTTACGAAAGCCATGGATTGTGCGATCGGCCTACAACGCGCGTTTGCTACGCACACGGAATCTATGCCAGAACCGCTGCGCGTCCGCGTCGGCCTCAACGCCGGCGAACCTATCGAAGAAGAGGGTGACCTCTTCGGCACGACGGTGATTCTCGCGTCGCGGATCTGCGCCCACGCCGAGGCCGGCGAGATCCTCATCCCCGAGCCCCTGCGACACCTGCTGTCGGGCAAGAGTTACGTCTACGCCGACCGCGGCGACACGATGCTCAAGGGCTTCGAAGACGCCGTCCGCCTGTACGAAGTGCGCTGGCAGGAGTAA
- a CDS encoding amidohydrolase family protein: MAVAPGFINMLSHSYMSILQDPRSLGELKQGVTLQIFGEGTSMGPLTPDMHRRMQKGMHEDSLPVDIPWRTLAEYLAHVEQVGISQNVASYIGATTLRQYAVGAEDRPATTAELDVMRGLVRDEMSAGALGIGSSLIYPPAFFASTEELVELCKAAAPYGGKYISHMRSEGDALIEAVEELMRIMREGGVPAEIYHLKAAGRPNWHKLDQVIDMVQRARAEGEPITADMYLYNAGATGLSNCIPPKYHDGGSGKLLDRLEDATVRKQIHDDIANSHEGWENLYARVGGPSGVLILSVRKDENRQYQGKTMDVIARMMNIDDPIDALIELVRRDRSRITTAYFMMSEENIRKEVQLPWVAFGSDSPSWAAEGEFLKASTHPRAYGNFARLLGTYVRDEHLVSLPEAVRRLTRFPADNLGLAGRGRIERGFFADVVVFDPATIGDRATYEEPHQYAVGVRDVIVNGHPTLRDGEHSGAFPGRAVYGPGKQ; encoded by the coding sequence ATGGCCGTCGCGCCCGGCTTCATCAACATGCTCAGCCACTCCTACATGAGCATCCTGCAAGATCCCCGCTCCCTCGGTGAGCTGAAACAGGGCGTCACGCTGCAGATCTTCGGCGAAGGCACATCGATGGGCCCGCTGACCCCCGATATGCACCGCCGCATGCAGAAGGGCATGCACGAAGATTCGCTTCCGGTCGACATTCCGTGGCGCACGCTCGCCGAATACCTTGCCCACGTCGAACAGGTCGGCATCTCGCAGAACGTCGCGTCCTACATCGGCGCCACGACACTGCGCCAGTACGCCGTCGGCGCCGAAGACCGCCCCGCGACGACCGCCGAACTGGACGTCATGCGTGGCCTCGTCCGCGACGAGATGTCCGCGGGCGCGCTCGGCATCGGTTCGTCGCTGATCTATCCGCCGGCGTTCTTCGCTTCCACCGAAGAGCTCGTGGAGCTGTGCAAGGCGGCCGCGCCCTATGGCGGCAAGTACATCTCACACATGCGCAGCGAGGGCGACGCTCTCATCGAAGCAGTCGAAGAACTCATGCGTATCATGCGCGAGGGCGGTGTCCCCGCGGAGATCTATCACCTGAAGGCCGCTGGCCGCCCGAACTGGCACAAGCTGGATCAAGTGATCGACATGGTGCAGCGCGCCCGCGCGGAAGGCGAGCCAATTACCGCCGATATGTACCTCTACAACGCAGGCGCCACGGGACTCTCGAACTGCATCCCGCCCAAGTACCACGATGGCGGCTCCGGCAAACTCCTCGATCGCCTTGAAGACGCGACAGTACGCAAGCAGATCCACGACGACATCGCTAACTCGCACGAAGGCTGGGAGAACCTCTACGCGCGGGTCGGCGGACCGTCCGGCGTGCTGATCCTCAGCGTCCGCAAGGACGAGAATCGTCAGTACCAGGGCAAGACCATGGACGTCATCGCGCGGATGATGAACATCGACGATCCGATCGATGCCTTGATCGAACTCGTACGGCGCGACCGCTCCCGCATCACGACGGCATATTTCATGATGTCGGAGGAGAACATCCGCAAGGAAGTACAGCTTCCGTGGGTGGCGTTCGGCTCGGACTCACCGTCGTGGGCCGCCGAGGGAGAGTTCCTCAAGGCATCGACGCATCCGCGCGCCTACGGCAACTTCGCTCGCCTGCTCGGCACGTACGTCCGCGACGAGCATCTCGTCTCGCTGCCCGAGGCGGTCCGCCGCCTCACGCGCTTCCCCGCCGACAACCTCGGACTCGCCGGCCGCGGGCGCATCGAACGCGGCTTCTTCGCCGATGTCGTTGTATTCGACCCGGCAACGATCGGCGACCGCGCGACGTACGAGGAACCACATCAATACGCGGTCGGCGTCCGCGATGTCATCGTGAACGGACATCCCACCTTGCGAGATGGCGAACACAGCGGCGCGTTCCCCGGCCGCGCCGTCTACGGCCCCGGCAAACAGTAA
- a CDS encoding alpha/beta hydrolase, which yields MEYEEAGSGEPVLLISAGPFADGFVPFLSEKALVERYRLISYHQRRPVPSANGPSPVTFAEHAADAADLLRQLGIGRAHVAGHSTGAAIALQLAVDCPDVVRSLALLEPPLLGAPGAAEFFEKAEPALAAYGSGDREGAMANFLSMACGLDWETCQKVIEEHMPGGVARAVNDADNFFGSYLPALSAWQFGAAQAAGISVPVLSVLGTETERLFVDSHAQLHSWFPQAEDCTIDGVAHLLHIQRPEPVARGVAEFFARHPMAGDMSGLAAGVPGKRSR from the coding sequence TTGGAGTACGAGGAAGCGGGATCAGGTGAACCGGTGCTCTTGATCAGCGCGGGTCCCTTTGCGGACGGCTTCGTGCCCTTCTTGTCGGAGAAAGCGCTGGTCGAGCGCTATCGCTTAATCAGCTACCACCAGCGGCGACCAGTCCCCAGCGCGAATGGCCCTTCGCCGGTGACCTTCGCGGAACATGCGGCCGATGCCGCCGACCTGCTGCGCCAACTCGGCATCGGTCGCGCGCATGTAGCCGGACACTCAACGGGGGCCGCCATTGCTCTCCAACTGGCCGTCGATTGTCCCGACGTCGTTCGCTCGCTGGCCCTTCTCGAACCACCGCTGCTGGGCGCGCCCGGCGCTGCCGAGTTCTTCGAGAAGGCGGAGCCAGCTTTGGCGGCGTACGGCTCCGGTGACCGCGAGGGAGCGATGGCGAACTTCCTGAGCATGGCGTGTGGCCTGGACTGGGAAACGTGCCAGAAGGTGATCGAGGAACACATGCCCGGGGGCGTCGCTCGTGCGGTGAACGATGCCGACAATTTCTTCGGCTCCTATCTGCCTGCGCTTAGCGCATGGCAGTTCGGCGCCGCTCAGGCAGCGGGTATCTCGGTGCCGGTCCTCTCGGTGCTGGGCACGGAGACGGAGCGGCTGTTCGTGGACAGCCACGCACAGCTTCACTCCTGGTTCCCACAAGCCGAGGACTGCACGATTGACGGCGTGGCACACCTGTTGCACATACAGCGTCCTGAGCCAGTGGCGCGAGGCGTCGCCGAGTTCTTTGCTCGCCACCCAATGGCAGGCGATATGAGCGGCCTGGCGGCTGGAGTCCCTGGTAAGCGGTCACGTTAA
- a CDS encoding DEAD/DEAH box helicase yields the protein MANFGELTVSDGVLRALQDMGFEEPTPVQVRAIPHLMDRRDVVAQALTGTGKTAAFGIPLVESIDTARDVPQAVVLTPTRELAVQVAEHLTRLGRYRRLRLLPIYGGQPISRQLAALRRGVHAIVATPGRLMDHMRRGTVDLSAVGMLVLDEADQMLQMGFQEDVEYILEHLPQAHVTALFSATMPKPILDIVHRYMRAPEVILLSKPKALTAPEIDQSFYIVPYPQKFDALGRVLDARQPDRTLVFCATKRTVDEVADRLQARGYNADAIHSDISQAMREKVLRSFRDGNTDVLVATDVAARGLDITDVTLVLNFDIPPDPEYYVHRIGRTGRVGRHGEAITFVNPREMRELKAIERVTGAHIRRGEVPTALDAEEREFQVLSERLLDVLGKNEWGRFRAVVDLLADDYDSMDVAAAAISLAARPRAATKARAKPAPEPAAPPPARAARPKRHAEPKPKPRPKNRRSAPPRHAAARGRRT from the coding sequence TTGGCGAACTTCGGCGAACTCACCGTCAGTGATGGCGTGCTGCGGGCCCTGCAGGACATGGGGTTCGAGGAGCCGACGCCCGTCCAGGTCCGCGCGATCCCCCACCTCATGGATCGGCGCGATGTCGTCGCCCAGGCGCTTACCGGCACCGGCAAGACCGCCGCGTTCGGCATCCCGCTCGTCGAGTCGATCGATACGGCGCGCGACGTGCCGCAGGCCGTTGTGTTGACGCCGACGCGCGAACTCGCCGTGCAGGTCGCGGAGCACCTCACGCGCCTTGGCCGATATCGACGCCTCCGGCTCCTGCCCATCTACGGAGGACAGCCCATCTCCCGCCAACTGGCGGCGCTCCGGCGCGGCGTTCACGCGATCGTCGCGACGCCCGGCAGGCTCATGGACCACATGCGGCGCGGCACTGTCGATCTCAGCGCCGTCGGCATGCTCGTGCTCGATGAGGCGGATCAGATGCTGCAGATGGGATTCCAGGAGGATGTCGAGTACATCCTCGAGCACCTGCCGCAAGCTCACGTCACCGCGTTGTTCTCGGCCACGATGCCCAAGCCGATCCTGGACATCGTGCATCGCTATATGCGCGCTCCGGAAGTCATCCTCCTCAGCAAGCCGAAGGCGCTCACGGCGCCGGAAATTGACCAGTCGTTCTATATCGTCCCGTACCCCCAGAAGTTCGACGCCCTCGGCCGCGTGCTGGATGCGCGGCAACCGGACCGCACGCTCGTCTTCTGCGCGACGAAGCGCACGGTCGATGAAGTGGCGGACCGGCTGCAGGCGCGCGGCTACAACGCCGACGCCATCCACAGCGACATCAGCCAGGCAATGCGCGAAAAGGTCCTGCGCAGCTTCCGCGATGGCAACACCGACGTGCTCGTCGCGACCGATGTCGCGGCGCGCGGCCTCGATATCACGGACGTCACGTTGGTCCTGAACTTCGATATCCCGCCGGACCCCGAGTACTACGTCCATCGCATCGGCCGCACCGGGCGTGTCGGACGGCATGGAGAGGCGATCACGTTCGTGAATCCGCGCGAGATGCGCGAACTCAAGGCCATCGAGCGTGTTACCGGAGCCCACATCCGGCGCGGGGAGGTGCCGACGGCGCTCGATGCCGAAGAGCGGGAGTTCCAGGTCCTTTCAGAGCGGCTCCTGGACGTCCTCGGCAAGAACGAGTGGGGAAGGTTTCGCGCGGTCGTCGACCTGTTGGCCGACGACTATGACTCGATGGACGTGGCGGCGGCGGCCATTTCGCTCGCCGCGCGCCCTCGCGCCGCAACCAAGGCTCGTGCTAAGCCTGCGCCGGAGCCCGCGGCTCCTCCCCCGGCCCGTGCCGCCCGCCCGAAGCGGCACGCTGAGCCGAAGCCCAAACCTCGACCGAAGAACAGGCGCTCCGCCCCGCCTCGTCACGCCGCTGCCCGCGGACGCCGTACCTGA